One stretch of Corynebacterium callunae DSM 20147 DNA includes these proteins:
- the hemE gene encoding uroporphyrinogen decarboxylase has translation MSSHSVSATRRVLHNAPLLDAINGKTPTRTPVWFMRQAGRSLPEYKKVREGIGMLDSCFMPELLAEITLQPVRRHDVDAAILFSDIVVPLRAAGVAVEIVPGRGPVLDAPIRTREDVSNLPILDVDVPEVAAGIGIILKELNEQQALIGFAGAPFTLASYLVEGGPSKNHEKTKAMMHGDPETWHALMQRLVPTIVNFLKVQIDAGIDAMQLFDSWAGFLTERDYTEFVLPYSTEILQEIEQYAIPRIHFGVGTGEILGAMSRAGSEVMGVDWRVPLDKAAERIAAVSGPKVLQGNLDPALLFAGTDPLTREVARIKAEAATAIAAGNATGHIFNLGHGVLPNTVAEDITEAISIIHA, from the coding sequence ATGTCTTCTCACTCCGTTTCGGCCACACGCCGAGTTTTGCACAATGCACCTTTATTAGATGCCATCAACGGCAAAACCCCCACCCGCACCCCAGTGTGGTTTATGCGCCAGGCCGGGCGCTCCCTTCCGGAATATAAAAAAGTCCGCGAGGGAATCGGCATGTTGGACTCTTGTTTCATGCCGGAACTTTTGGCTGAAATCACCTTGCAGCCAGTGCGTCGCCACGATGTAGACGCTGCAATTTTGTTCTCTGACATTGTGGTTCCACTACGCGCTGCAGGCGTAGCCGTAGAAATTGTGCCCGGTCGTGGCCCAGTTCTCGACGCTCCTATCCGCACCCGCGAGGATGTTTCAAACCTGCCAATTTTGGATGTCGATGTTCCTGAGGTTGCTGCGGGAATTGGCATTATCTTGAAAGAACTAAATGAACAGCAAGCTCTCATCGGTTTTGCAGGTGCACCATTCACCCTGGCCAGCTACCTGGTTGAGGGCGGACCTTCCAAAAACCACGAGAAGACCAAAGCAATGATGCATGGCGATCCAGAAACCTGGCACGCACTCATGCAGCGTTTGGTTCCAACCATCGTTAACTTCCTCAAAGTCCAAATTGACGCTGGCATTGATGCCATGCAGCTCTTTGATTCTTGGGCAGGCTTCCTCACCGAACGTGATTACACCGAATTTGTATTGCCTTATTCCACCGAGATTCTCCAGGAAATTGAGCAGTACGCAATCCCCCGAATCCACTTTGGAGTGGGCACCGGCGAAATCCTCGGCGCGATGAGCCGTGCAGGTTCTGAGGTCATGGGTGTGGATTGGCGCGTGCCTTTGGACAAAGCAGCAGAGCGCATTGCTGCAGTCTCCGGACCAAAGGTATTGCAGGGTAACCTGGACCCTGCATTGTTGTTTGCAGGTACCGACCCACTAACCCGGGAGGTTGCCCGTATTAAGGCGGAGGCTGCCACAGCCATTGCCGCTGGAAATGCCACCGGCCATATCTTCAACCTGGGACATGGCGTACTGCCAAACACCGTGGCAGAAGATATTACAGAGGCGATTTCAATCATTCACGCCTAA
- the hemL gene encoding glutamate-1-semialdehyde 2,1-aminomutase: protein MTDMTSSFKGTSANIARSAHWFEQAQKLTPGGVNSPVRAFGSVGGQARFIEKAHGSTLIDVDGNEYVDLVCSWGPMLMGHAHPEVVEAVQKAVVNGLSFGAPTIGEVELAQNIVKRTSVEEVRLVNSGTEATMSAVRLARGYTRRSKILKFEGCYHGHVDALLASAGSGVATFALPDSPGITGAQTSDTIVVPYNDIEAVRNAFAQYPGQIACIIAEAAGGNMGTVAPLNGFNDKLLAIAHADGALLILDEVMTGFRTSYRGWFGVDKVTADLVTFGKVVSGGLPAAAFGGKAEIMNMLAPQGPVYQAGTLSGNPVAVAAGRASLRLADENLYNTINANADRLDSLISAALTREGVAHHIQRASNMLSIRFAEGEGHNFSDMKAADTFRFAPFFHALLDHGVYGPPSVFETWFVSSALTDDDFQKIENALVPAARAAAAATPN, encoded by the coding sequence ATGACTGATATGACTTCATCCTTTAAGGGTACTTCCGCCAATATTGCCCGCTCAGCGCACTGGTTTGAACAAGCTCAAAAGTTGACTCCGGGAGGTGTGAATTCCCCAGTTAGGGCTTTTGGTTCTGTCGGGGGCCAGGCTCGTTTTATTGAAAAGGCACATGGCTCCACCCTTATTGACGTGGATGGAAATGAATATGTGGACCTCGTCTGCTCTTGGGGTCCAATGCTAATGGGCCATGCCCACCCTGAGGTTGTAGAAGCTGTTCAAAAAGCAGTGGTTAATGGCCTATCTTTCGGCGCTCCTACCATTGGTGAAGTTGAGCTTGCCCAGAACATCGTAAAGCGCACCTCGGTTGAAGAGGTCCGCTTGGTTAACTCCGGCACCGAGGCCACCATGTCTGCAGTTCGTTTAGCTCGTGGATATACCCGCCGTTCCAAGATTTTGAAGTTTGAGGGCTGCTACCACGGCCACGTAGACGCTCTTTTGGCTTCTGCAGGTTCCGGCGTGGCAACTTTCGCACTACCTGATTCTCCTGGCATCACCGGTGCGCAGACCTCAGATACCATCGTGGTTCCTTATAACGATATTGAAGCGGTCCGTAATGCATTTGCTCAGTACCCCGGCCAGATTGCCTGCATTATTGCAGAGGCTGCAGGTGGCAATATGGGCACCGTTGCCCCTCTAAATGGATTTAATGACAAGTTGCTCGCCATCGCACATGCCGATGGTGCGCTGCTCATCCTGGATGAGGTCATGACCGGTTTCCGTACCTCTTATCGCGGTTGGTTTGGCGTCGATAAGGTCACCGCTGACCTCGTGACCTTCGGCAAGGTTGTGTCCGGCGGTTTGCCTGCCGCAGCGTTTGGCGGCAAGGCTGAGATCATGAACATGCTGGCCCCACAGGGCCCGGTTTACCAGGCAGGTACCCTGTCCGGTAACCCAGTTGCGGTTGCAGCTGGTCGGGCTTCTTTGAGGCTTGCCGACGAAAACCTCTACAACACAATCAACGCTAACGCCGATCGCCTGGACAGCCTGATTTCAGCTGCGCTTACCCGCGAAGGTGTAGCGCACCATATTCAGCGTGCCTCCAATATGCTTTCCATCCGTTTTGCAGAAGGCGAAGGCCACAACTTCAGTGATATGAAAGCTGCGGATACTTTCCGCTTTGCACCTTTCTTCCATGCACTTCTTGATCATGGCGTTTATGGCCCACCAAGTGTTTTTGAAACCTGGTTTGTTTCTTCGGCGCTAACGGACGATGATTTCCAGAAGATTGAAAACGCACTTGTGCCCGCTGCCCGCGCAGCTGCTGCAGCCACCCCAAACTGA
- a CDS encoding protoporphyrinogen oxidase — protein MRFAIIGAGLAGLTAAYEIHKADPAAHIDVLEAGERIGGKLFTVPFSSGPTDIGAEAFLAARSDALEFFQELGLGDSLVAPSGAKSQFFAGGTLQEFPAGGVMGIPATPPAGAADAPFEWTPGSDISVGALVRQQYGDEIVDSVVSSLLGGVYSSTADDLGLRASVPALAAALDQLAEAGQPVTLSAAVKAVEAQRAATKKTAETRPVFQTFKGGYAELYEALAEQCGADIHLDCFVSAITKSGAGFAIKGGGEGIYDRVILAVPAPTAAVLLRDLTPAAGNHLKAIKLASSAVVGMHFDDATGLPENSGVLVAVGEPGITAKAFTFSSKKWPHIAERGGALIRASFGRLGDEKTARMDEDALVDAALDDLQTITGFDGRAAGLSEIYVQRWFGGLPAYGVDHIQTVAAARAEIAVIPGLEAIGAWAGGVGVPAVIADARAAVQRLLQLPTNS, from the coding sequence ATGCGTTTTGCCATCATCGGAGCAGGACTTGCAGGTTTAACTGCAGCCTATGAAATCCACAAGGCTGATCCAGCAGCCCATATTGATGTCCTTGAGGCAGGGGAGCGTATCGGTGGCAAATTGTTCACTGTGCCTTTTTCCTCAGGCCCCACCGATATTGGTGCAGAAGCTTTCTTAGCAGCGCGCTCTGACGCCCTGGAGTTCTTCCAAGAGCTTGGCCTGGGTGATTCTCTGGTGGCGCCATCAGGTGCGAAATCCCAGTTTTTTGCAGGTGGCACCTTGCAGGAGTTTCCTGCCGGGGGCGTAATGGGTATCCCCGCCACCCCACCGGCAGGAGCAGCAGATGCACCTTTTGAATGGACCCCGGGGTCTGATATTTCAGTTGGTGCTTTGGTGCGTCAGCAATACGGCGATGAAATCGTCGATAGCGTTGTCTCCTCCTTGTTGGGTGGCGTTTATTCATCCACTGCCGATGATCTGGGCCTACGTGCTAGCGTTCCGGCGTTGGCTGCTGCCTTGGATCAACTGGCGGAGGCTGGCCAGCCAGTTACGCTAAGCGCTGCAGTTAAAGCTGTAGAAGCCCAGCGCGCTGCAACTAAAAAGACTGCGGAAACTCGCCCAGTATTCCAAACCTTCAAAGGTGGATACGCCGAGCTTTATGAGGCTTTGGCAGAACAATGCGGCGCCGATATTCACTTAGATTGCTTTGTCTCTGCAATTACCAAGTCCGGTGCCGGATTTGCCATCAAGGGCGGTGGCGAAGGCATTTATGATCGCGTGATTTTGGCGGTGCCAGCACCAACTGCAGCCGTTTTGCTTCGTGATCTCACCCCAGCTGCAGGAAATCACCTTAAGGCCATTAAGTTGGCTTCCTCTGCAGTGGTGGGCATGCACTTTGATGATGCCACCGGCCTGCCAGAAAACTCGGGCGTGTTGGTGGCCGTGGGTGAGCCTGGAATTACTGCCAAGGCCTTCACCTTCTCCTCGAAGAAGTGGCCACATATCGCTGAGCGTGGCGGCGCACTAATTAGAGCTTCCTTTGGCCGTCTCGGGGATGAAAAGACCGCCCGAATGGATGAAGATGCTCTTGTGGATGCAGCACTTGATGATCTCCAGACCATTACTGGTTTTGATGGCCGTGCTGCAGGATTGTCAGAAATTTATGTGCAGCGCTGGTTTGGTGGATTACCTGCCTATGGTGTTGACCACATTCAAACCGTGGCTGCTGCGCGCGCCGAAATTGCTGTGATTCCAGGGCTAGAGGCCATCGGCGCGTGGGCTGGGGGAGTGGGAGTGCCTGCAGTTATTGCAGATGCGCGTGCTGCTGTGCAGCGACTTCTGCAGCTTCCCACCAACAGCTAA
- a CDS encoding bifunctional uroporphyrinogen-III C-methyltransferase/uroporphyrinogen-III synthase — MTIAQKAEMADTSGIETSQVSETSGVETPVTGKLRPVASHDEQAEELLPGKVIFVGAGPGNPDLLTVRAREVLGNTVRAITDEQVLEGVRAFVATEIPVPEDKLQEAEDAYEAMCIAAKEAGARRKPARPAPPTAAEIVEVTESNPAEIVSLVKEAMSHGGDVIRLVTGNPLSSDSVLAEISAVSAAGFEFQVVPGMSLPATVPAFAGIALGSTYTETDVNGVDIDWDQLVSAPQPLVLQAREQDLGRIADELKSRNMPTDTPVSVTAHGTTRLQRTYDTTLAGLAKLDGELTGPLVVTLGKGVDDRAKYSWWENRALYGWRVLVPRAKNQAASMSERLSSHGAIPMEVPTISVEPPRNPAQMERAVKGIVEGRYQWVVLTSVNAVKAVWEKISEFGLDSRSFAGVRIAAVGEKTAAEIRALGITPELLPPRTRQNAKGLVEVFPEYVEELDPVGRVLLPRADIATDVLVDGLSELGWEVEDVVAYRTVRAAPPSAEIRDMIKTGGFDAVAFTSSSTVKNLVGIAGKPHQRTIIACIGPMTAATAEELGLRVDVIPEVAEVPDLIDALAEHVAHLRAIDQLPPARKKRRRRKAS, encoded by the coding sequence ATGACTATCGCCCAAAAGGCCGAGATGGCTGATACCAGCGGGATCGAAACCAGCCAGGTTTCCGAGACCTCCGGGGTTGAAACGCCCGTAACAGGAAAATTGCGTCCTGTTGCGTCGCATGATGAACAAGCGGAAGAGTTACTTCCAGGCAAGGTCATTTTTGTTGGAGCAGGGCCGGGTAATCCAGATCTGCTGACGGTTCGTGCGCGCGAAGTACTTGGAAACACAGTCCGAGCAATTACTGATGAACAAGTACTTGAGGGAGTGCGTGCTTTTGTAGCCACGGAAATCCCAGTTCCTGAGGATAAACTTCAGGAAGCAGAAGATGCCTATGAAGCTATGTGCATTGCTGCCAAAGAAGCTGGTGCCCGCCGTAAACCAGCACGTCCAGCACCTCCAACTGCCGCTGAAATTGTTGAGGTCACGGAATCCAATCCAGCCGAGATTGTCTCTCTAGTTAAAGAGGCAATGTCGCACGGTGGAGATGTCATTCGCCTTGTTACCGGTAATCCTTTAAGCAGTGATTCTGTTTTGGCGGAAATCTCCGCTGTTTCTGCAGCAGGATTTGAATTCCAGGTTGTTCCAGGAATGTCACTTCCGGCTACGGTTCCTGCTTTTGCGGGCATTGCATTGGGCTCTACTTATACCGAAACCGATGTTAATGGCGTTGACATTGACTGGGATCAGCTGGTCAGCGCTCCGCAGCCTTTGGTTTTGCAGGCCCGTGAGCAAGATTTGGGGCGCATTGCTGATGAGCTTAAGTCCCGCAATATGCCAACAGATACGCCAGTTTCTGTCACTGCGCACGGTACAACCCGTTTGCAGCGCACCTATGACACCACTCTGGCGGGCTTGGCCAAGCTTGATGGTGAATTAACTGGACCTTTGGTTGTCACCCTTGGAAAAGGCGTGGATGATCGCGCTAAGTATTCCTGGTGGGAAAACCGTGCCCTTTATGGTTGGCGAGTTCTAGTCCCGCGTGCCAAGAACCAGGCCGCGTCTATGAGCGAGCGCCTGAGCAGCCATGGTGCAATTCCAATGGAAGTGCCCACCATTTCTGTCGAGCCACCTCGTAACCCTGCACAAATGGAACGCGCAGTAAAGGGAATCGTTGAGGGTCGCTATCAGTGGGTAGTGCTTACCAGCGTTAATGCTGTTAAAGCAGTGTGGGAAAAGATTTCAGAATTTGGTCTCGATTCACGATCTTTCGCCGGTGTGCGTATTGCTGCAGTTGGTGAAAAAACCGCTGCGGAGATCCGTGCCTTGGGTATTACTCCTGAGCTTTTGCCACCACGGACTCGTCAAAACGCAAAGGGCCTGGTTGAGGTCTTCCCTGAGTATGTTGAAGAGCTTGACCCCGTAGGTCGGGTTTTGTTGCCTCGCGCTGACATTGCCACCGACGTCTTGGTTGATGGTCTGAGCGAACTCGGCTGGGAAGTGGAGGATGTGGTTGCTTACCGCACCGTCCGCGCTGCGCCTCCAAGTGCGGAAATCCGCGACATGATCAAAACCGGTGGCTTTGATGCCGTGGCTTTTACCTCTTCTTCAACGGTGAAAAACCTAGTCGGAATTGCTGGAAAGCCACATCAGCGCACCATTATTGCCTGCATTGGGCCGATGACTGCAGCTACAGCTGAAGAATTGGGCCTGCGCGTAGATGTAATTCCAGAGGTCGCAGAGGTTCCAGATCTTATCGATGCACTTGCCGAGCATGTGGCTCATTTGCGAGCTATTGATCAGCTTCCACCTGCACGTAAGAAGCGCCGGCGTCGTAAAGCTTCTTAA
- a CDS encoding DUF3806 domain-containing protein, with the protein MDIQQLDAETNAWKDSLLRTAREAGFTLAAPQIYEDFETTVAQYKESAAQQPDLDVTDLQQMFGVVVGEFLRQEIGMEWAVITDEYGTDLAIISEAQDGSYVYSCPIVVVGKRFSPDYEKGQLEGFCNQFIATSKARLAAR; encoded by the coding sequence ATGGACATCCAGCAACTCGACGCAGAAACAAATGCATGGAAAGACAGCCTCCTGCGCACCGCGCGGGAGGCTGGATTTACGCTTGCAGCCCCTCAGATCTATGAAGATTTTGAAACCACAGTTGCGCAATATAAAGAATCAGCGGCGCAGCAACCAGATTTAGATGTCACGGATCTCCAACAAATGTTTGGAGTTGTGGTGGGGGAGTTTCTGCGCCAGGAAATTGGCATGGAGTGGGCCGTAATCACTGATGAATATGGCACTGACTTGGCTATTATTTCCGAAGCTCAGGATGGCTCTTATGTTTATTCCTGCCCAATTGTGGTGGTGGGCAAAAGATTTTCTCCTGATTATGAAAAAGGACAGCTAGAGGGCTTTTGCAATCAATTTATTGCTACCTCAAAAGCACGTTTAGCAGCCCGCTAG
- a CDS encoding histidine phosphatase family protein gives MSSTIVHLVRHGEVHNPEKILYGRMPGYRLSARGRSQAAATAASFKGHDVTYLAASPLQRVQETSQPFAAITGLDVITDDDLLEAGNRFEGLRTKGLRSQLWNPVRWPLMRNPSLPSWGEHYEDILERMIAAVERARVAAEGHEAILVSHQLPIVCVQRYARGKQLWHNPAARQCDLASVTSLVFQNDQIVDVHYNEPAQEI, from the coding sequence ATGAGCTCAACGATTGTCCACCTCGTCCGACACGGCGAGGTACACAACCCGGAAAAGATTCTCTACGGCCGCATGCCCGGCTACCGACTTTCCGCCCGTGGACGCAGCCAAGCAGCTGCCACCGCCGCCTCCTTCAAGGGGCATGACGTCACCTATCTCGCTGCATCTCCATTGCAGCGTGTGCAGGAGACTTCCCAACCTTTTGCCGCGATTACCGGCTTGGACGTCATCACCGATGATGATCTCCTCGAGGCAGGAAACCGCTTTGAAGGTCTGCGCACTAAAGGATTGCGTTCCCAATTATGGAATCCGGTGCGCTGGCCTTTGATGCGCAACCCTAGTTTGCCCAGCTGGGGTGAGCACTATGAGGACATACTCGAGCGCATGATAGCAGCAGTGGAGCGTGCTCGCGTTGCAGCCGAAGGTCACGAGGCCATCTTGGTTAGCCACCAGCTGCCTATTGTTTGCGTACAAAGGTATGCCCGTGGCAAGCAGCTATGGCATAACCCTGCTGCTCGTCAGTGTGATTTGGCATCGGTAACCTCCTTGGTTTTCCAGAATGACCAAATTGTTGATGTCCACTACAACGAACCAGCACAGGAGATTTGA
- the hemB gene encoding porphobilinogen synthase produces the protein MSEFNDYSQHLIRRPRRLRSNPAMRELVAETSLRPADLILPMFIADGITEPREITSMPGVFNHTKDSLLKAAHEALDAGVRCVDLFGVPVDADKDATGSQAWAEDGILNVGLTALREEFGDDLMVMADTCLDEFTDHGHCGVVSLDRYGNAVVDNDATLPLYQQMAVAQAKAGAHIISPSGMMDGQIAAIRGALDAEGFEDVAIMAYSAKYASSFFGPFREAVGSSLEGDRRTYQQDPANLRESLLEVELDIAEGADFVMVKPALPYLDVLTRVAEASPVPVAAYQVSGEYAMIQAAGLNGWIDTEAVMMESLISIKRAGANQILTYFATEAARKLR, from the coding sequence ATGAGTGAATTTAATGATTACTCCCAGCACCTTATTCGCCGCCCACGCCGTTTGCGCAGTAACCCTGCAATGCGGGAATTAGTAGCAGAAACTTCTTTGCGTCCGGCCGACCTCATCCTGCCGATGTTTATCGCTGACGGCATCACCGAGCCACGCGAAATTACCTCCATGCCTGGAGTTTTTAACCACACCAAGGATTCCCTGCTCAAAGCTGCACATGAGGCGCTGGATGCGGGTGTGCGCTGCGTGGATCTCTTTGGTGTGCCAGTGGATGCAGATAAGGATGCCACCGGTTCTCAGGCCTGGGCGGAAGACGGCATTTTGAATGTCGGATTAACCGCGCTGCGTGAGGAATTTGGCGATGACCTCATGGTCATGGCTGATACCTGCTTGGATGAATTCACCGATCATGGCCATTGCGGTGTGGTGAGCTTGGATCGTTATGGCAACGCTGTGGTTGATAATGACGCCACCCTGCCTCTTTACCAGCAGATGGCCGTTGCCCAGGCTAAGGCTGGAGCTCACATTATTAGCCCTTCCGGAATGATGGATGGCCAGATTGCGGCTATTCGTGGCGCACTTGATGCTGAGGGCTTTGAAGATGTCGCCATTATGGCTTATTCCGCAAAGTATGCTTCTTCCTTCTTTGGTCCCTTCCGCGAGGCCGTGGGTTCCTCCCTCGAAGGCGATCGTCGTACCTACCAGCAGGATCCTGCCAACCTGCGCGAGTCACTCCTCGAAGTTGAGCTTGATATCGCAGAGGGTGCAGACTTTGTCATGGTCAAGCCTGCATTGCCATATTTGGACGTGCTTACCCGCGTTGCAGAAGCTTCTCCGGTCCCAGTTGCTGCGTATCAGGTGTCTGGCGAATATGCCATGATTCAGGCAGCGGGACTTAATGGATGGATTGATACCGAGGCTGTCATGATGGAATCCTTGATCTCCATTAAGCGCGCTGGTGCCAACCAGATTCTTACCTACTTCGCTACTGAAGCAGCCCGCAAACTGCGCTAA
- a CDS encoding heavy metal translocating P-type ATPase, which yields MSTPEHQEVENAVDSAINDAKSAALKAGIGMRTKAEDEDEALLDLGSKVSMGFELEGLEGAPSLVAVEKALEEIPGVSTRIIYPTATAWITATDRLDPETIISVFATFGIKAQLSNSSLLRRHQRLSAEAGREARVERFRSRMESNRISPRVRRHNREELLAALKARESGWIKRKHKSTEAGDLNMTGDVLFTARALITPLRLWVCLPLTLIVLVLSFKTSLQFDYWQWLVAVLALPVVTWGAWPFHRAAAGGIRRGISALDATSSVAIIAAYLWSIAMLLFQTPGEPGWRSYPAWFAFNYGTLTQNEIYFDVACGMTVLLLAGRLLTRRTSRTSLLAELDRLQVDPQRIVTVVRKHRMSRVVEELQIPVQEVRVSDDVIIPANTMIPVDGMVIGGKSKIAASIIMGEDAREVKVNDKVTAASLNLEAELKIRVMRTGHRTKIAAVHRWVKESTMRENRHNRASIRSAGTLVPVAFTIAVVDFALWALISGNIYAAFTTTLAVLACVAPVALALSAPLATKNIIEAAARGGMLVRSGEIFRVLDDVDTAVFNRVGTLTDGQMMVETVTADKGEDAELVLRVAGALAMESPHAVSQALVKAAREARDAGAGGENIPHWIEVGNVEITEEGSFLGNIEIPMANSSGQLKMRSVEAMLWRPRSMTEVRATLSPRLTAAAISGGAPLIVRWKGKDRGVITLNDHVRPDAADAIIDIEEQGIETMMLSRDTYPVARRYADSLGITHVLAGIAPGKKPQAVRAVHTRGSTVAMIGDGSVLDCLRVADVGILMGVDNPRELRDDSDDPAADVVLLREEVSSVPHLFTLARRYAKLVNGNLSLAWGYNAVAMLMAISGVLHPMAATVFMLTSSLLIEWRSGRARRY from the coding sequence GTGAGCACCCCGGAGCACCAAGAGGTGGAAAACGCAGTTGATTCCGCCATCAACGACGCTAAATCAGCCGCCCTTAAGGCTGGCATCGGCATGCGGACAAAAGCTGAGGATGAAGACGAAGCCTTATTAGATCTTGGGTCTAAAGTCTCGATGGGCTTTGAACTAGAAGGTCTTGAAGGGGCACCGTCACTGGTAGCTGTGGAAAAGGCATTGGAAGAAATTCCCGGTGTCTCAACAAGAATTATTTACCCCACTGCAACTGCCTGGATTACTGCCACCGATCGGCTCGATCCAGAGACAATCATTAGTGTCTTTGCCACTTTTGGTATCAAAGCGCAGCTTTCAAACTCTTCACTTTTGCGCCGTCACCAACGCTTAAGCGCAGAAGCCGGCCGTGAGGCACGCGTTGAGAGATTTCGTTCCCGGATGGAATCCAATCGCATTAGTCCACGTGTACGCAGGCATAACCGTGAAGAACTGCTGGCAGCGTTAAAAGCCCGCGAAAGTGGCTGGATTAAACGCAAACATAAGAGCACCGAAGCCGGCGACCTCAATATGACGGGTGATGTGCTTTTTACCGCCCGTGCGCTAATTACGCCTTTACGTTTATGGGTATGTTTGCCTTTGACGTTGATAGTGCTGGTGTTGTCTTTTAAAACTTCGCTGCAATTTGATTATTGGCAGTGGTTGGTTGCTGTTCTGGCACTGCCGGTGGTGACTTGGGGTGCTTGGCCCTTCCACCGAGCTGCAGCTGGAGGTATTCGACGTGGTATTTCTGCGCTAGATGCGACCAGCTCAGTGGCGATTATTGCTGCCTATTTGTGGTCGATCGCCATGTTGTTATTCCAAACCCCAGGTGAACCTGGATGGCGCTCCTATCCTGCGTGGTTTGCTTTTAACTATGGCACTCTCACCCAAAATGAGATTTATTTTGACGTAGCCTGTGGAATGACAGTCTTGCTCTTGGCGGGGCGTTTGCTTACTCGTCGCACCAGCCGAACCAGTTTGTTGGCAGAGCTTGACCGGCTACAAGTTGATCCCCAACGTATTGTCACCGTGGTTCGCAAACACCGTATGAGCCGTGTTGTGGAAGAGCTGCAAATTCCAGTGCAGGAAGTACGCGTAAGTGATGACGTCATCATTCCGGCAAATACGATGATTCCGGTTGATGGAATGGTAATTGGTGGAAAATCCAAGATCGCTGCCAGCATCATCATGGGTGAGGATGCTCGCGAGGTCAAGGTAAATGACAAAGTTACCGCGGCCAGCCTCAACCTGGAAGCAGAACTGAAAATCCGTGTGATGCGCACCGGACACCGCACCAAAATTGCCGCTGTGCACCGCTGGGTCAAAGAATCCACAATGCGAGAAAACCGCCACAATCGTGCGTCGATAAGATCTGCAGGAACCCTGGTTCCTGTTGCCTTTACTATCGCGGTGGTGGACTTTGCCCTGTGGGCGCTGATTTCTGGAAATATTTATGCAGCTTTTACCACCACTCTCGCGGTCCTGGCCTGTGTTGCTCCGGTAGCGCTGGCGCTGTCGGCCCCGCTGGCAACCAAAAATATTATTGAAGCCGCAGCTCGCGGCGGCATGCTGGTGCGCAGCGGTGAAATTTTCCGCGTTCTTGATGACGTGGACACTGCCGTTTTTAACCGCGTGGGCACCCTGACTGATGGTCAGATGATGGTGGAAACCGTCACTGCTGACAAGGGTGAAGATGCCGAATTAGTGTTGCGCGTCGCCGGCGCACTGGCTATGGAATCTCCGCACGCTGTGTCCCAGGCACTGGTGAAGGCCGCCCGCGAAGCCCGTGATGCCGGTGCCGGTGGCGAGAACATTCCGCACTGGATTGAAGTGGGAAATGTAGAAATCACCGAAGAAGGAAGCTTCCTCGGCAATATTGAGATCCCCATGGCTAACTCTTCCGGTCAGCTGAAGATGCGTTCAGTGGAAGCGATGTTGTGGCGCCCGCGTTCTATGACCGAGGTGCGAGCAACCCTGAGCCCTCGTCTAACCGCAGCGGCAATCTCTGGCGGTGCACCACTGATTGTGCGATGGAAGGGTAAAGACCGCGGAGTCATCACTCTCAATGACCATGTGCGTCCCGATGCAGCCGATGCCATTATCGATATTGAAGAACAAGGCATTGAAACCATGATGCTCTCGCGCGACACTTATCCGGTGGCACGCCGTTACGCTGACAGTTTGGGCATCACCCATGTGTTGGCAGGCATCGCGCCGGGTAAAAAGCCACAGGCGGTGCGCGCTGTGCACACCCGTGGATCAACCGTTGCGATGATTGGCGATGGTTCCGTCTTGGACTGTCTCAGAGTTGCCGACGTCGGAATTTTGATGGGCGTGGATAACCCACGGGAGCTGCGCGATGATTCCGATGATCCAGCAGCGGACGTGGTGTTGCTGCGCGAGGAAGTTTCCTCGGTACCGCATCTTTTCACCTTGGCGCGTCGATACGCAAAATTGGTCAATGGAAACCTGTCCCTGGCCTGGGGTTATAACGCAGTGGCCATGTTGATGGCCATTTCGGGTGTCTTGCACCCGATGGCGGCAACGGTGTTCATGCTGACCTCCTCGCTCCTTATTGAGTGGCGCTCTGGGCGCGCTCGCCGCTACTAA